One window from the genome of Pyrus communis chromosome 16, drPyrComm1.1, whole genome shotgun sequence encodes:
- the LOC137719587 gene encoding uncharacterized protein, whose protein sequence is MELLNSRSWTNEKHVKFLNSMEESFVRAMFEKKKDHRCPPRLDRYFPDTSDSTLDLKTNSRISKNHNSSQGGKMGGRGHKRSRTLSSQPSIASEDQVVPQIKIRTVDDEEHHNGPQLALSATIN, encoded by the exons ATGGAGTTGTTGAACAGTAGGTCGTGGACGAACGAGAAGCACGTCAAGTTTTTGAACAGCATGGAGGAATCCTTCGTGCGTGCCATGTTTGAAAAGAAGAAGGATCACCGTTGTCCTCCTCGTCTCGACCGGTACTTTCCGGACACTTCCGACTCAACCCTAGATCTCAAAACCAACAGCAGAATTTCCAAAAACCATAACTCTTCACAAG GTGGCAAAATGGGCGGTAGAGGTCATAAAAGATCGAGGACGTTATCATCTCAGCCGTCCATTGCATCAGAAGATCAG GTGGTCCCACAAATTAAGATCAGAACGGTTGATGATGAAGAGCACCACAATGGACCTCAGCTGGCACTGTCTGCAACTATCAACTAA
- the LOC137721114 gene encoding uncharacterized protein — protein sequence MYHPSHELLYLNNESDDKNSGFLVNGVFVPVQLGFAGVSKLLILHGKVAYEKSASRPSEKQLSVLLGAAGLALGNVICYTFSPKFIDFHLESLDGFGKMFIALLMGCFSGFLFIPAVKSARCFWLGTDQIRSDLVMLSCDSFGRVVLYENYMMIAFTVLLWINPLAGMLVNKNIDGEAGSADMLIGNVGFSPSDFGKFRIWCSLASSLLQIVALRPNIQMYLNEALLSWYQSLHASRVPDLDFSRAKVFLHNHYLCLVVLQFLGPPIVHMS from the exons atgtaccatccgtCACACGAG TTGTTGTACTTGAATAACGAATCGGACGACAAAAATTCTGGGTTTTTAGTTAATGGGGTTTTTGTTCCGGTTCAGCTGGGATTTGCCGGTGTTTCTAAGCTGTTGATTTTGCATGGTAAAGTTGCTTATGAGAAATCCGCTTCGAGGCCGTCCGAGAAGCAATTGAGTGTGCTTTTAGGAGCTGCGGGATTGGCTTTAGGAAATGTGATTTGCTACACGTTTAGTCCCAAGTTTATTGATTTCCATTTGGAGTCTCTTGATGGGTTTGGGAAAATGTTTATTGCTCTTTTGATGGGATGCTTTTCGGGTTTTTTGTTTATACCAGCGGTGAAGAGTGCGAGGTGTTTTTGGCTTGGGACGGATCAGATTAGGTCTGATTTGGTAATGCTGTCATGTGATTCGTTTGGCAGAGTTGTTCTGTATGAGAACTATATGATGATTGCGTTCACAGTTTTGTTGTGGATTAATCCCTTGGCTGGAATGCTTGTGAACAAGAACATCGATGGCGAGGCTGGAAGTGCAGATATGTTGATTGGAAATGTCGGATTTTCACCTTCGGATTTTGGTAAGTTCAGGATTTGGTGCTCGCTGGCTTCGAGTTTACTGCAGATTGTTGCTTTACGCCCGAACATACAAATGTATCTGAATGAGGCATTGTTATCTTGGTATCAAAGTCTGCATGCTAGCAGGGTTCCCGACTTGGATTTCAGTAGGGCTAAGGTGTTTTTGCACAATCACTACTTATGCCTCGTAGTTCTGCAGTTTCTTGGACCGCCAATTGTGCATATGTCTTGA